In the genome of Megalops cyprinoides isolate fMegCyp1 chromosome 7, fMegCyp1.pri, whole genome shotgun sequence, one region contains:
- the inka1b gene encoding PAK4-inhibitor inka2 yields the protein MLCLRESGDCLREQMQYMMRSLQDLKQIRGGCALPSRPLAPARPCQQRVLHRERLTRLRVSEASDASTYDSACCLASPVEEEEEDEVEGGGSRLALGSPSSEKSLDFDSGYSEASWQDEGVVLRRTRNVRVSSSACLRTNRGPGGRVRPKSTSDACLERWTSFEASDPEDWTTSLLTRGRNRQPLVLGDNSFADLIENWMDLPDCPDPAELKPSQGRRAAKDFLVNLRRKLVGMSKSMECRPKSDPMRGSRTDRTAAAPKRLSCPVGFHSRTPFFHQSHTGLHELGTDFYQFTALMKTGSRQPIICNDIIGYI from the coding sequence tTGTGCCTACGAGAATCCGGAGACTGCCTTAGGGAGCAGATGCAGTACATGATGAGGTCACTGCAGGACCTGAAGCAGATTCGAGGGGGTTGCGCTCTCCCCAGCCGCCCCCTTGCACCAGCGCGGCCATGCCAACAGAGGGTGCTCCACCGGGAGCGACTGACACGTCTGCGGGTCTCGGAGGCGAGCGACGCCAGCACCTACGACTCTGCCTGCTGCCTGGCCAGCCCcgtggaggaagaggaggaagacgaggTGGAAGGAGGGGGCAGCCGGCTAGCGCTGGGCTCCCCCAGCAGCGAGAAGAGCCTGGATTTTGATTCTGGGTACTCTGAGGCATCCTGGCAGGATGAGGGGGTAGTGCTTCGGCGCACCAGGAACGTCCGGGTCTCCTCCAGTGCCTGTCTCCGGACCAACCGCGGCCCCGGCGGCCGCGTGCGCCCCAAATCCACCTCGGACGCTTGCCTGGAGCGCTGGACCTCCTTCGAGGCCAGCGACCCTGAGGACTGGACCACCTCTCTGCTGACCCGCGGGCGGAACCGGCAGCCCCTGGTGCTGGGGGACAACAGCTTCGCTGACCTCATCGAGAACTGGATGGACCTGCCGGACTGTCCCGACCCTGCGGAGCTCAAACCGAGCCAGGGCCGTCGCGCGGCCAAGGACTTCTTGGTTAACCTGCGGCGGAAGCTGGTGGGAATGTCTAAGAGCATGGAATGTCGGCCAAAATCAGACCCCATGCGGGGGAGCAGGACTGACAGGACTGCTGCTGCCCCCAAGCGCCTCTCCTGCCCCGTGGGCTTCCATTCGCGGACGCCCTTCTTCCACCAGTCCCACACGGGCCTACATGAACTGGGCACAGACTTCTACCAGTTCACCGCCCTCATGAAGACGGGCAGCCGGCAGCCAATCATCTGCAACGACATCATTGGGTACATCTGA